In Pleuronectes platessa chromosome 4, fPlePla1.1, whole genome shotgun sequence, the following proteins share a genomic window:
- the gig2p gene encoding grass carp reovirus (GCRV)-induced gene 2p has translation MPVDFSGWEVVDDGASFTGVLLKTSQKPQDQGVYTMYHGTSVASARLIIAHGFKQSTGGMLGKGVYVSRSMLKASSYPKGSSHADRVVLEVLARVGHVKRIDKDNHPLQLTWSSQGYDTAWVPPNCNMKSVPSGLEEDCVFDPNRVKVVCIAEAPNATIKKELQQLVARSSTRVGGGSAPDRCSLCKRTTQQGSQHIEQQCWKCGKQICILMSKHFCPVK, from the coding sequence ATGCCTGTGGACTTCTCTGGCTGGGAGGTGGTCGATGACGGCGCTTCCTTTACTGGTGTGCTGCTGAAAACCTCTCAGAAGCCTCAGGACCAGGGCGTTTACACTATGTACCACGGGACCAGCGTTGCCAGTGCACGGCTCATCATTGCCCATGGTTTCAAACAGTCGACTGGTGGCATGCTGGGAAAGGGCGTGTATGTCAGTCGCAGTATGTTGAAGGCATCCAGTTATCCTAAGGGAAGTTCCCATGCAGACCGTGTGGTCCTTGAGGTCCTGGCGCGGGTCGGCCATGTCAAGCGCATAGACAAGGACAATCACCCTCTGCAGCTCACCTGGAGCTCACAGGGCTACGACACCGCCTGGGTGCCCCCTAACTGCAACATGAAGTCTGTGCCCAGCGGATTAGAGGAGGATTGTGTGTTCGACCCCAATAGGGTGAAGGTGGTGTGCATCGCAGAGGCCCCGAACGCCACCATCAAGAAGGAGCTTCAACAGCTTGTGGCGAGGAGCTCCACACGCGTAGGTGGTGGCAGTGCTCCAGACAGGTGCTCACTGTGTAAGAGGACGACCCAGCAGGGATCCCAGCACATCGAGCAGCAGTGCTGGAAGTGCGGGAAACAAATCTGCATTCTCATGTCCAAGCATTTCTGTCCAGTGAAGTAA